One Microcaecilia unicolor chromosome 8, aMicUni1.1, whole genome shotgun sequence DNA window includes the following coding sequences:
- the PDYN gene encoding proenkephalin-B, with product MEGLVLTLILCLCWMPTAWGDCAVQCSICTEHTKEKEKHINQLVCTLECEGFLFSSQKWENCRKLLSTFLPFLLEPDKRIWDSAGEQDRDLSMIEPYGGFIRKLEKDTAFSMEENTRGKGNLGQKSEDLFHSIRDGIVDGPGEKEKRYGGFLRKYPKRSTEHGAEELHKRYGGFMRRIRPKLRWDNQKHYGGFLRRQFRLSTQADEPGAIQLGNGKSK from the exons ATGGAGGGGCTGGTTCTGACACTAATCCTGTGCCTGTGTTGGATGCCCACAGCCTGGGGAGATTGTGCTGTTCAATGCTCCATCTGCACAGAACatactaaagaaaaagaaaaacacatcaACCAGCTG GTCTGTACTCTAGAGTGTGAGGGGTTTCTGTTCTCGTCTCAGAAGTGGGAAAACTGCAGGAAACTTCTTTCCACATTTCTGCCCTTCCTGCTGGAGCCCGACAAGAGGATCTGGGACTCTGCAGGGGAGCAGGACAGGGATCTCAGCATGATCGAGCCCTATGGTGGCTTCATAAGAAAGCTGGAAAAAGACACAGCCTTCAGCATGGAGGAAAATACCAGAGGCAAAGGTAACCTGGGCCAGAAATCGGAGGACCTCTTTCACAGCATCAGAGATGGAATTGTGGATGGCCCAGGGGAGAAGGAGAAGCGCTATGGGGGCTTTCTGCGTAAATACCCCAAGAGGAGCACTGAGCACGGGGCAGAGGAGCTTCACAAGCGCTACGGGGGCTTCATGCGCAGGATCCGTCCCAAGTTAAGGTGGGACAACCAGAAGCACTATGGAGGTTTTCTGCGGCGGCAGTTCAGGCTTAGCACACAGGCTGATGAGCCTGGTGCCATTCAGCTAGGAAATGGCAAATCCAAATGA